Proteins encoded in a region of the Anoxybacillus amylolyticus genome:
- a CDS encoding ATP synthase subunit I has product MQQMVQRQQKYLFYLLSLYTLGWGFTNYKTVFASLILGTAISLFLLWNLVRKVAKFGRAVAQGKKVRSLGTFTRLAAAVLAAAIAVEYPQYFSIIPVVIGLMTSYAVIIIDFLLHRKHPS; this is encoded by the coding sequence ATGCAGCAAATGGTGCAAAGGCAACAGAAATACCTCTTTTATTTGTTGTCGCTCTATACGCTAGGCTGGGGATTTACGAACTATAAAACTGTTTTTGCCAGCCTTATTCTCGGAACAGCGATAAGTTTGTTTTTGTTATGGAATCTGGTTCGAAAGGTCGCAAAATTCGGACGAGCGGTCGCTCAAGGAAAAAAAGTTCGTTCCCTCGGAACGTTTACCCGGTTAGCAGCGGCTGTACTAGCAGCGGCAATCGCGGTTGAATATCCGCAATATTTCTCCATCATCCCAGTTGTGATAGGATTAATGACATCCTATGCTGTCATTATAATAGATTTTCTTTTGCACAGAAAACACCCTTCATGA
- the spoIIR gene encoding stage II sporulation protein R, whose translation MNKNKMGIILYILLLITGVFVNVYGQQTEAGANAQVMIPNEAIRLRILANSDSAEDQALKRKVRDAVNAQINEWVEHLTSFAEAKQVIQAHLPAIEQTVAEVLRKEKSNQSYRVEFGNVHFPTKIYGNYIYPAGQYEAVLITLGDGKGANWWCVLFPPLCFLDFSNGEAVAQHEANDPQTASTTVSAPAESSPLVVNEEQEVHVKFLWKELWDKLTE comes from the coding sequence ATGAATAAAAATAAAATGGGTATTATTTTATATATCTTATTGTTAATTACTGGTGTGTTTGTCAATGTGTACGGTCAGCAAACGGAAGCAGGGGCGAATGCACAAGTGATGATTCCAAACGAAGCGATTCGGCTCCGCATTTTAGCCAATAGCGACTCCGCGGAAGACCAAGCGCTGAAACGAAAAGTGCGCGATGCGGTCAATGCGCAAATTAATGAATGGGTCGAACACTTAACGTCATTCGCCGAAGCGAAACAAGTCATTCAAGCACATTTGCCAGCGATTGAACAAACAGTAGCGGAAGTGTTGCGAAAAGAAAAAAGCAATCAATCGTATCGTGTCGAATTTGGCAACGTTCATTTTCCAACCAAAATTTACGGGAACTACATTTATCCTGCGGGGCAATACGAGGCAGTATTAATTACACTTGGTGACGGCAAAGGGGCAAACTGGTGGTGCGTGTTGTTTCCGCCATTATGCTTTCTCGATTTTTCTAACGGGGAAGCAGTGGCGCAACACGAAGCGAACGATCCACAAACGGCATCAACTACTGTTTCCGCACCAGCAGAATCATCGCCTCTAGTAGTCAACGAGGAGCAAGAAGTACATGTCAAATTTTTGTGGAAAGAACTATGGGATAAACTGACGGAATAG
- the prfA gene encoding peptide chain release factor 1, with product MFDRLQAVEERYEKLNQLLMDPEVINDPKKLRDYSKEQSDLEETVLTYREYKSVREQLLDAKAMLEEKLDAEMREMVKEEISELEEREEELVEKLKVLLLPKDPNDDKNVIMEIRGAAGGEEAALFAGDLYRMYTRYAESQGWKTEVIEASPTGLGGYKEIIFMVQGKGAYSKLKFENGAHRVQRVPETESGGRIHTSTATVACLPEMEEVEVEIHEKDIRVDTFASSGPGGQSVNTTMSAVRLTHIPTGIVVSCQDEKSQIKNKEKAMKVLRARIYDKYQQEARAEYDQTRKQAVGTGDRSERIRTYNFPQNRVTDHRIGLTLQKLDQVLEGKLDEIIDALILDDQSKKLEQANEA from the coding sequence GTGTTTGACCGTCTTCAAGCAGTAGAAGAACGTTATGAAAAGTTGAATCAGTTGTTAATGGACCCAGAAGTGATTAATGACCCGAAAAAGCTTCGGGACTATTCGAAAGAGCAGTCCGATTTAGAAGAAACGGTGCTTACGTATCGGGAATATAAATCTGTTCGCGAGCAGCTTCTTGATGCCAAAGCGATGTTAGAGGAGAAATTGGACGCAGAGATGCGTGAGATGGTGAAAGAAGAAATTAGCGAACTAGAAGAACGGGAAGAAGAGCTTGTCGAAAAGTTAAAAGTCCTCTTGCTTCCAAAAGACCCGAACGATGACAAAAACGTTATTATGGAAATTCGCGGGGCGGCTGGCGGTGAAGAGGCGGCATTGTTTGCGGGCGACTTGTACCGCATGTATACGCGCTATGCCGAATCGCAAGGATGGAAAACCGAAGTCATCGAGGCAAGCCCGACAGGATTGGGCGGCTATAAAGAAATTATTTTTATGGTGCAAGGAAAGGGAGCGTATTCGAAACTGAAGTTTGAAAACGGTGCCCATCGCGTCCAGCGCGTACCAGAAACGGAATCGGGCGGCCGCATTCATACATCAACAGCGACCGTTGCCTGCTTGCCGGAAATGGAAGAAGTCGAAGTCGAGATTCACGAAAAAGATATCCGCGTCGATACGTTCGCATCCAGTGGACCAGGTGGGCAAAGCGTCAACACGACGATGTCGGCCGTACGCTTAACACACATTCCAACTGGCATCGTCGTTTCCTGCCAAGACGAAAAATCGCAAATTAAAAACAAAGAGAAGGCGATGAAAGTATTGCGCGCCCGCATTTACGACAAATATCAACAAGAAGCGCGCGCTGAATACGATCAAACGCGTAAACAAGCCGTCGGTACGGGCGACCGCTCCGAGCGCATTCGCACATACAACTTCCCGCAAAACCGCGTCACTGACCATCGCATCGGATTGACGTTGCAAAAGCTCGACCAAGTGTTAGAAGGCAAGCTCGACGAAATTATCGATGCGCTCATTTTAGACGACCAATCGAAAAAGCTGGAGCAAGCAAATGAAGCGTAA
- a CDS encoding TIGR01440 family protein produces the protein MLSEWKQQWQTILTEFKQQAPLSAEHILVIGCSTSEVIGKKIGTAGSMDVAEMIFVELKKWRDETGVQLAFQCCEHLNRALVVEKETALAKNLEIVSVIPVRSAGGAMAEYAYNAMNNPVVVEFMKADAGIDIGDTLIGMHLKHVAVPVRTSLQQIGHAHVTLAKTRPKLIGGARAVYSKENPNASCTFS, from the coding sequence ATGCTTTCCGAATGGAAGCAACAATGGCAGACGATTTTAACAGAATTTAAACAGCAAGCTCCCCTTTCTGCTGAGCATATACTCGTCATCGGCTGCAGTACAAGCGAAGTAATCGGAAAAAAAATCGGCACCGCTGGCTCAATGGATGTGGCGGAAATGATTTTTGTGGAATTAAAAAAATGGCGCGACGAAACCGGGGTTCAGCTAGCGTTTCAATGTTGCGAACATTTAAACCGCGCCCTTGTCGTCGAAAAAGAAACCGCGCTTGCCAAAAACTTAGAAATTGTTTCTGTCATCCCTGTTCGTTCCGCTGGCGGCGCCATGGCGGAATATGCATATAACGCCATGAACAACCCAGTCGTTGTAGAATTTATGAAAGCAGACGCTGGCATTGACATTGGCGATACGCTCATTGGCATGCATTTAAAGCACGTCGCTGTACCAGTGCGCACGTCGCTTCAGCAAATTGGACATGCTCATGTCACGCTGGCGAAAACGCGCCCGAAGCTCATCGGCGGCGCCCGCGCCGTGTATTCAAAGGAAAATCCGAACGCTTCATGCACTTTTTCGTGA
- the adhP gene encoding alcohol dehydrogenase AdhP, with the protein MKAAVVHEFKQKLRIEEVEKPTLEYGEVLVKIEACGVCHTDLHAAHGDWPVKPKLPLIPGHEGVGVVVEVGEGVKSLKVGDRVGIPWLYSACGECEYCLSGQETLCPHQLNGGYSVDGGYAEYCKAPADYVARIPENLDPVEVAPILCAGVTTYKALKVSNAKPGDWVAIYGIGGLGHIALQYAKAMGFNVVAVDISDDKAELATKLGADIAINGLKEDPVATIQEKVGGVQAAISVAVTKKAFEQAYRSVKRGGCLVVVGLPHDELPIPIFDTVLNGVTVKGSIVGTRKDMQEALDFAARGKVRPIVEAVPLEKINDVFEKMEKGQINGRIVLTM; encoded by the coding sequence ATGAAAGCAGCAGTTGTTCACGAGTTCAAACAAAAACTTCGAATCGAGGAAGTGGAAAAGCCGACACTCGAGTATGGCGAGGTGCTTGTCAAAATTGAAGCTTGTGGCGTCTGCCATACCGACTTGCACGCTGCCCACGGGGACTGGCCGGTCAAACCGAAGCTTCCGCTCATTCCTGGTCACGAAGGGGTTGGAGTTGTAGTCGAAGTTGGGGAAGGGGTAAAATCGCTGAAAGTTGGCGACCGCGTCGGTATTCCTTGGCTATACTCAGCATGCGGCGAATGTGAATATTGTTTAAGTGGACAAGAAACGCTTTGTCCACACCAATTAAACGGCGGGTATTCCGTTGACGGCGGATATGCCGAATATTGCAAAGCGCCAGCCGATTATGTCGCACGCATCCCAGAAAATCTCGATCCAGTCGAAGTCGCACCGATTCTTTGCGCAGGGGTCACGACGTACAAAGCATTGAAAGTATCAAATGCCAAGCCAGGCGATTGGGTGGCGATTTACGGCATCGGCGGCTTGGGGCATATCGCGCTGCAATACGCTAAAGCGATGGGATTCAATGTCGTCGCTGTCGACATTAGCGATGATAAAGCAGAACTAGCGACAAAATTAGGGGCAGATATTGCCATTAACGGATTAAAAGAAGACCCTGTCGCAACGATTCAAGAAAAAGTAGGTGGTGTCCAAGCTGCCATTAGCGTCGCTGTAACGAAGAAAGCGTTCGAGCAAGCCTATCGCTCAGTTAAACGCGGTGGATGCCTGGTCGTTGTCGGCTTGCCGCACGATGAATTGCCAATTCCGATTTTCGATACAGTCTTAAACGGTGTGACAGTGAAAGGGTCAATCGTCGGCACAAGAAAAGATATGCAAGAAGCGTTAGATTTTGCAGCGCGCGGAAAAGTTCGCCCAATCGTGGAAGCGGTTCCACTAGAAAAAATTAATGATGTTTTTGAGAAAATGGAAAAAGGACAAATTAACGGTCGCATCGTTTTAACAATGTAA
- the rpiB gene encoding ribose 5-phosphate isomerase B, giving the protein MKVAIASDHGGIRIRQEIKQLMEEMGIEYIDLGCACEGSVDYPDYALPVAEKVASGEVDRGILICGTGIGMSIAANKVKGVRCALVHDVYSARLTREHNDSNVLAMGERVIGPGLAREIAKVWLTTEFEGGRHANRINKIHQYEQN; this is encoded by the coding sequence GTGAAAGTAGCAATTGCCTCAGACCATGGGGGTATTCGAATTCGCCAAGAAATAAAACAGTTGATGGAAGAAATGGGGATTGAGTACATTGACCTTGGTTGTGCATGTGAAGGGTCTGTTGATTATCCAGATTATGCCCTGCCAGTGGCGGAAAAAGTGGCAAGTGGAGAAGTGGACCGTGGCATTTTAATTTGTGGAACAGGCATTGGGATGTCGATTGCCGCAAATAAAGTAAAAGGAGTGCGCTGTGCGCTCGTTCATGATGTCTACAGCGCTCGCTTGACGCGCGAACATAATGATAGCAACGTCTTAGCGATGGGCGAACGTGTCATTGGTCCAGGATTGGCGCGCGAAATAGCGAAAGTATGGTTGACGACTGAATTTGAAGGTGGACGCCATGCTAACCGTATCAACAAAATTCATCAGTACGAACAAAACTAA
- a CDS encoding AtpZ/AtpI family protein: MSKQRHPFQAIGLMSAIVSQLVGSILIGIFSGKWMDEKFGTDPLFLIIGLLIGLAAGVYAMLRLIRQYFPGE, encoded by the coding sequence ATGTCGAAACAGCGCCATCCTTTTCAAGCGATCGGCTTAATGTCCGCGATCGTTTCGCAATTGGTCGGCTCGATCTTAATCGGAATTTTCAGTGGGAAATGGATGGATGAAAAATTTGGCACCGATCCGCTCTTTCTCATTATCGGTCTGTTGATCGGACTTGCGGCGGGCGTGTATGCCATGTTACGTTTAATCCGCCAATATTTCCCGGGGGAGTAA
- a CDS encoding low molecular weight protein arginine phosphatase, producing MPVRILFVCTGNTCRSPMAEALLKSKKLPHVEVKSAGVFAMDGSDASEHAKTVLAEKGIDTSHRSSLLTKDDIQWATYVLTMTAGHKQHVISRFPEAKGKTFTLKEFAVGQEGDVLDPFGGPVDVYRQTREELEQLIGQLIPQLQGEKGNEGETQV from the coding sequence ATGCCGGTTCGCATTTTGTTTGTTTGTACAGGCAACACGTGCCGTAGTCCGATGGCAGAAGCATTATTAAAAAGTAAGAAGCTGCCACATGTAGAAGTGAAATCAGCCGGCGTCTTTGCGATGGACGGTAGCGATGCTTCGGAACATGCGAAAACGGTGCTAGCGGAAAAAGGGATTGATACGTCGCACCGTTCATCGTTGCTGACGAAAGACGATATCCAATGGGCAACGTACGTGTTAACGATGACCGCTGGGCATAAGCAGCATGTCATTAGCCGCTTTCCAGAAGCAAAAGGGAAAACATTTACACTAAAAGAATTCGCTGTAGGACAAGAAGGGGATGTACTCGATCCATTCGGCGGTCCGGTCGATGTATATCGGCAAACGCGAGAAGAGCTGGAGCAGCTTATTGGGCAGTTGATTCCACAGCTACAGGGGGAGAAGGGGAATGAAGGAGAAACACAAGTTTAG
- the prmC gene encoding peptide chain release factor N(5)-glutamine methyltransferase has product MKRNKLYEVLHRASSFLKKHEKEERVAELLLCHHLRMTRAQLFANLREELDEPIEQALIADLEKHVYEHIPVQYLIGSETFYGRKFHVNPAVLIPRPETEELVAGVLKRIARLFPEGQVDVVDVGTGSGAIAVTLALENESLYVRAIDISKEALLVASENARRLGAPVQFLHGDLLKPLIEANGRVDVVVSNPPYIPEQDIASLSPIVQKEPRQALVGGVDGLFFYRRLMNELPLVLKERALVAFEIGAGQGEAVAHLLSQTFPHAAVDVAYDMNGKDRMVFAEIAP; this is encoded by the coding sequence ATGAAGCGTAATAAACTGTACGAAGTCCTTCACCGGGCTTCTTCTTTTTTAAAAAAACACGAAAAAGAAGAGCGTGTCGCCGAGCTATTATTATGCCATCATTTGCGCATGACGCGGGCGCAACTATTCGCCAATTTGCGCGAGGAGTTGGACGAGCCAATCGAACAAGCACTGATTGCCGACTTAGAAAAACACGTATACGAACATATTCCCGTCCAGTATTTAATCGGCTCCGAAACGTTTTACGGGCGGAAGTTTCACGTCAATCCCGCCGTCCTTATTCCACGGCCGGAAACAGAAGAACTAGTCGCAGGGGTGCTCAAACGAATCGCCCGTCTTTTTCCGGAGGGGCAAGTCGATGTCGTGGATGTCGGAACAGGAAGTGGCGCGATTGCGGTCACGCTTGCGTTAGAAAACGAATCACTATATGTTCGCGCGATTGATATTTCGAAAGAAGCGCTTCTCGTTGCTAGCGAAAACGCTCGCCGTCTTGGGGCGCCCGTCCAATTTTTGCACGGTGATTTATTAAAGCCGCTTATCGAGGCGAACGGTCGCGTCGATGTTGTCGTATCGAATCCGCCGTATATTCCAGAACAGGACATCGCTTCGCTCTCCCCAATTGTGCAAAAAGAGCCGCGGCAAGCGCTTGTCGGAGGGGTCGATGGGCTTTTCTTTTACCGCCGCTTGATGAACGAATTGCCGCTTGTGCTAAAAGAAAGGGCGTTGGTGGCGTTTGAAATCGGCGCTGGGCAAGGCGAAGCAGTCGCCCACTTGCTTTCGCAAACGTTTCCTCATGCTGCAGTGGATGTTGCTTACGACATGAACGGGAAAGACCGGATGGTGTTTGCCGAAATAGCGCCATAA
- a CDS encoding manganese efflux pump MntP — translation MIGELMTLCMMAFALGMDAFSVGLGMGFFRLRLKQMFYIGFTIGVFHIVMPLLGMIVGRFLSEQFSGIASYIGGALLLILGVQMIATSFKQESDPLISPVGIGLLFFALSVSLDSFSVGLSLGIYGARTLVTIFLFGFFSMWLTWLGLLLGRRFQKWLGIYGEMLGGTILFMFGMKLLFPI, via the coding sequence ATGATTGGGGAATTAATGACGCTATGCATGATGGCGTTTGCGCTAGGGATGGACGCCTTTTCCGTCGGGTTAGGCATGGGCTTTTTTCGGTTGCGCTTAAAGCAAATGTTTTATATCGGCTTTACGATTGGTGTTTTTCATATTGTCATGCCGCTATTAGGAATGATCGTTGGCCGATTTTTATCCGAACAGTTTAGCGGCATCGCTTCATACATTGGCGGCGCGCTTTTGCTTATATTGGGCGTGCAAATGATTGCAACTTCCTTCAAACAAGAAAGCGACCCGCTCATCTCCCCGGTCGGAATCGGGCTCCTTTTTTTTGCTTTAAGCGTCAGCCTAGACAGTTTTTCTGTTGGATTGAGCCTCGGTATTTATGGGGCACGTACGCTTGTGACGATTTTTTTGTTTGGGTTTTTTAGTATGTGGCTCACGTGGCTCGGGCTGCTTTTAGGCCGTCGTTTCCAAAAATGGCTCGGCATTTATGGAGAAATGCTTGGCGGCACCATTTTATTTATGTTTGGTATGAAACTACTATTTCCGATCTAA
- a CDS encoding L-threonylcarbamoyladenylate synthase encodes METKQWYVDNFVDINDSCPQISQAAALLRAGEVVAFPTETVYGLGANALSTTAVNKIFAAKGRPSDNPLIVHIAEFSQLEDIASISPVAKTLIEHFWPGPLTLVLKKKGNISDAVTAGLSTVAVRMPAHPVALSLIRASGLPIAAPSANRSGRPSPTSAKHVWDDLHGKIAGIVDGGETGVGVESTVLDCTTDIPTILRPGGVTKEQLEQVIGRVAVDAALTDEQQPPKSPGMKYTHYAPKAPLVIVDGSLSFFQQLIDKARAQGKKVGVLTTSERQTMYHADVVFTCGKRSDLSTVARQLYDTLRAFDETDVDVIYSESFPTAGIGEAIMNRLKKAAGHRVMMES; translated from the coding sequence ATGGAAACGAAACAATGGTATGTGGATAATTTTGTGGACATAAACGATAGTTGTCCACAAATTTCACAGGCAGCAGCACTACTGCGTGCGGGGGAAGTCGTTGCTTTTCCAACAGAAACGGTGTATGGGCTCGGAGCGAACGCATTATCCACAACGGCGGTCAACAAAATTTTTGCAGCCAAAGGTCGGCCGAGCGATAATCCACTCATTGTGCATATTGCAGAGTTTTCCCAGCTAGAAGACATCGCATCTATTTCACCTGTCGCCAAAACACTTATCGAGCATTTTTGGCCAGGCCCATTGACGCTTGTACTAAAAAAGAAAGGAAATATTTCGGATGCGGTAACAGCAGGACTTTCGACGGTAGCCGTGCGGATGCCGGCCCATCCAGTGGCGCTTTCACTCATTCGCGCAAGCGGTTTGCCGATTGCGGCACCGAGCGCCAATCGTTCTGGGCGACCGAGCCCGACGAGCGCAAAGCACGTATGGGATGATTTGCACGGCAAAATTGCCGGCATTGTCGATGGAGGAGAGACAGGAGTTGGTGTCGAATCGACGGTGCTCGATTGCACGACGGACATCCCGACGATTTTACGGCCAGGAGGGGTGACGAAAGAACAATTAGAACAAGTCATTGGTCGTGTCGCCGTAGATGCAGCACTAACTGATGAACAACAGCCTCCGAAATCGCCAGGCATGAAATATACGCACTACGCGCCAAAAGCGCCGTTAGTCATCGTTGACGGCTCCCTTTCATTTTTTCAACAGCTTATCGATAAAGCGCGGGCGCAAGGGAAAAAAGTCGGGGTGCTCACGACGAGTGAGCGACAGACGATGTATCATGCCGATGTTGTCTTTACATGTGGAAAACGCTCTGATTTGTCCACCGTTGCTCGCCAATTGTATGATACGTTGCGGGCGTTTGACGAAACGGATGTCGATGTGATTTATAGCGAAAGTTTTCCAACTGCCGGCATTGGGGAAGCGATTATGAACCGGCTAAAGAAAGCGGCAGGCCATCGGGTCATGATGGAAAGCTAA
- a CDS encoding methyl-accepting chemotaxis protein: protein MKEKHKFSLRLKLVIFTTVLAIITYSTSALFIYVFYNLFFSAFNKSLFTIIILLLGIFWSGLLAYVAAGFITRPLKQLEQAAIKAANGQIDQDVPLAKSDDEIRALGLAFNEMLKNLRTMVRNIEENFALTNEKVIEITNASSVAVERSQSIAQTIEEISKGANDSAVSMQTTAESVEDVLHIANEVQKKAEQSEQLATDMVETLHTSKEVIDSLVNGIQQLAKDNQASLSAVRRLEQHAKEVENIISLVGDIAGQTNLLALNASIEAARAGEHGKGFAVVAEEVRKLADESARAVQGISELIQNIQKEVIHVVAQINAQVKAANEEAAKGNDTNAAITEMTNSIHEVAASVHQIAELVKEQMKHIEKTSIQSQEVAAIAEETSAGALEVTAATQEQTAMIHHVNELAGQLAEQAKKLKNTIDSFCTK, encoded by the coding sequence ATGAAGGAGAAACACAAGTTTAGTTTGCGGCTGAAGCTCGTTATTTTCACCACTGTACTAGCAATCATTACGTACTCCACGAGCGCTTTGTTTATTTATGTGTTTTATAACTTATTTTTCAGCGCATTTAACAAAAGCTTATTTACGATTATTATTTTATTGCTTGGTATTTTTTGGTCTGGGCTACTGGCTTACGTCGCCGCTGGGTTTATTACTCGCCCGCTGAAGCAGCTTGAGCAAGCGGCAATCAAGGCAGCGAACGGACAAATCGACCAAGACGTCCCGCTTGCTAAATCTGATGATGAAATTCGCGCCTTAGGGTTGGCGTTTAATGAAATGCTAAAAAACTTGCGCACAATGGTGCGAAACATTGAAGAGAACTTTGCATTAACGAATGAGAAAGTGATTGAAATTACGAACGCTTCAAGCGTGGCGGTGGAACGCTCGCAAAGCATTGCACAAACGATCGAAGAAATCTCCAAAGGTGCGAACGATTCGGCAGTGTCCATGCAGACGACGGCGGAATCGGTCGAAGATGTGCTTCATATCGCCAATGAAGTACAGAAAAAAGCAGAGCAATCCGAGCAACTAGCAACCGATATGGTCGAAACACTTCATACAAGCAAAGAAGTCATCGACTCGCTCGTCAATGGCATTCAACAACTAGCAAAAGACAACCAAGCGTCATTAAGCGCGGTGCGCCGCTTAGAACAACATGCCAAAGAAGTCGAAAATATCATTTCGCTTGTGGGCGACATTGCTGGGCAGACGAACCTTTTGGCGCTCAATGCTTCGATTGAAGCAGCACGTGCAGGCGAACACGGTAAAGGGTTTGCGGTCGTCGCCGAAGAAGTGCGGAAACTCGCGGATGAAAGTGCGAGGGCGGTGCAAGGGATTTCTGAGTTGATTCAGAATATCCAGAAGGAGGTCATACATGTCGTTGCCCAAATTAATGCACAAGTAAAAGCGGCGAATGAGGAAGCTGCGAAAGGGAATGATACGAATGCAGCGATTACCGAGATGACGAACTCGATCCATGAAGTGGCCGCTTCCGTTCATCAAATCGCTGAATTAGTGAAAGAACAGATGAAACACATCGAAAAAACGTCGATTCAGTCGCAAGAAGTAGCAGCGATCGCTGAAGAAACATCGGCAGGAGCGCTTGAAGTCACTGCCGCGACACAAGAACAGACAGCGATGATTCATCATGTCAACGAACTGGCAGGGCAACTAGCAGAACAAGCAAAAAAACTTAAAAATACAATCGATAGTTTTTGCACAAAATGA
- the glyA gene encoding serine hydroxymethyltransferase: MNYLPQQDPQVFQAIQQELKRQQTKIELIASENFVSQAVMEAQGSVLTNKYAEGYPGRRYYGGCEHVDVVEELARERAKQLFGAEHANVQPHSGAQANMAVYFTILNHGDTVLGMNLSHGGHLTHGSPVNFSGMQYNFVEYGVDPETHRIDYEDVLEKARLHKPKLIVAGASAYPRVIDFARFREIADEVGAYLMVDMAHIAGLVAAGLHPNPVPYAHFVTTTTHKTLRGPRGGMILCKEEFAKQIDKAIFPGIQGGPLMHVIAAKAVALGEALQDDFKAYAQRIVDNAKRLAEALVREGFTLVSGGTDNHLLLVDLRSLQLTGKVAEKVLDDIGITVNKNTIPYDPESPFVTSGIRIGTAAVTSRGFGLAEMEEIASIIALALKHHDDEEKLEEARRRVAMLTEKFPLYA, translated from the coding sequence ATGAACTACTTGCCACAGCAAGATCCGCAAGTGTTTCAAGCGATTCAACAAGAACTTAAACGGCAACAAACAAAAATTGAACTAATTGCATCGGAAAACTTCGTCAGCCAAGCAGTGATGGAAGCGCAAGGCTCGGTATTAACGAACAAATATGCCGAAGGATACCCAGGTCGCCGTTATTACGGGGGGTGCGAGCATGTAGACGTCGTAGAAGAGTTGGCGCGCGAACGGGCGAAGCAACTATTTGGAGCAGAACATGCCAACGTTCAGCCGCACTCCGGGGCGCAAGCAAACATGGCCGTTTATTTTACGATTTTAAACCATGGCGATACAGTGCTTGGCATGAATTTGTCGCACGGGGGACACTTAACGCATGGCAGCCCAGTAAACTTTAGCGGCATGCAGTACAACTTCGTGGAATATGGTGTAGATCCGGAAACACACCGCATCGACTACGAGGATGTGTTAGAAAAGGCGCGTTTACATAAACCGAAGCTTATCGTTGCCGGCGCAAGCGCCTACCCGCGCGTCATTGATTTTGCACGGTTCCGCGAAATTGCCGATGAAGTCGGTGCATATTTAATGGTAGACATGGCGCACATCGCAGGTCTTGTTGCGGCAGGTCTTCATCCTAATCCAGTGCCGTATGCCCACTTTGTGACGACAACGACGCATAAAACGTTGCGCGGTCCGCGTGGCGGCATGATTCTTTGCAAAGAAGAATTTGCTAAACAAATCGACAAAGCGATTTTCCCTGGTATTCAAGGTGGTCCACTCATGCACGTTATTGCAGCGAAAGCAGTGGCACTTGGTGAAGCGTTGCAAGACGATTTTAAAGCATATGCACAACGTATTGTCGATAACGCGAAACGGTTAGCCGAAGCGCTCGTTCGCGAAGGCTTTACGCTCGTGTCGGGCGGAACCGATAACCATTTATTGCTTGTTGATTTGCGTTCGCTACAGCTGACGGGGAAAGTAGCGGAGAAAGTGTTGGACGATATCGGCATTACCGTCAATAAAAACACGATTCCATACGACCCAGAAAGCCCGTTTGTGACAAGCGGTATCCGCATCGGTACTGCCGCTGTGACGAGCCGTGGATTCGGTTTAGCAGAAATGGAAGAAATCGCGAGCATCATCGCGCTTGCGCTAAAGCATCATGACGACGAAGAAAAGCTAGAAGAAGCGCGCCGCCGTGTCGCTATGCTCACAGAAAAATTCCCGCTTTACGCCTAA
- the upp gene encoding uracil phosphoribosyltransferase codes for MGKVYVFDHPLIQHKLTYIRDKQTGTKEFRELVEEVATLMAFEITRDLPLEEVEIETPVSKAKSKVIAGKKLGIIPILRAGIGMVDGILKLIPAAKVGHIGLYRDPETLKPVEYYVKLPTDVEERDFIVVDPMLATGGSAVEAISSLKKRGAKNIKFMCLIAAPEGVEAVKQAHPDVDIYIAALDEKLNDHGYIVPGLGDAGDRLFGTK; via the coding sequence ATGGGTAAAGTATACGTATTCGATCATCCGTTGATTCAACATAAGCTTACATACATTCGTGACAAGCAAACAGGGACGAAAGAGTTTCGCGAGCTTGTCGAAGAAGTGGCGACATTGATGGCGTTTGAAATTACGCGCGACCTTCCGCTAGAGGAAGTAGAAATTGAAACACCCGTCAGCAAAGCAAAATCGAAAGTAATCGCTGGAAAAAAACTTGGCATTATCCCGATTTTACGTGCCGGCATCGGCATGGTCGACGGCATTTTAAAACTCATCCCAGCGGCAAAAGTCGGTCATATTGGGCTATACCGCGACCCAGAAACGTTAAAGCCGGTCGAGTATTACGTCAAATTGCCGACGGACGTGGAAGAACGTGACTTCATTGTCGTCGATCCGATGTTAGCGACCGGCGGTTCAGCCGTTGAAGCGATTTCTTCTTTGAAAAAGCGCGGCGCGAAAAACATTAAATTTATGTGCTTAATTGCCGCCCCAGAAGGAGTAGAAGCGGTGAAACAAGCGCATCCAGATGTTGATATTTATATCGCAGCGCTCGACGAAAAATTAAACGACCACGGCTACATCGTTCCAGGGCTTGGCGATGCAGGTGACCGTTTATTTGGGACGAAATAA